The Dunckerocampus dactyliophorus isolate RoL2022-P2 chromosome 14, RoL_Ddac_1.1, whole genome shotgun sequence genome includes the window TTTGAAATGTCTGCTTAAAAAGTGAAAACGTGCTCGCTTGGTAGTTACGTAATGTTAATGTTAAGCTAACGTAAGGGTTAGAATGTTAATATTAAGCTATAGTAAGGGTTATGTCCTCAAATGTTCATTAGTAggttaaagtttttttttaatgaatattgCCTCCTAACTTCTTAgctgttgttgttggtttttttttttgctaaaccaGTGTCTAAATGTCGAGTTAGCGTCGGGGTTAAAGTTCATTCTAAACATTTGAATGATTGAATTATTGAACGTGattcatttgcctttttttgtcacactggaGGCAGGAACAATCTTGGCTTTAAATGCGCTTTAAGCTTATATATAAAGATTATTAAATACAGCATTCCATCTGTTTGGTGAGCATTTAATCTCCGCATGCAATTGGAGGAAGGCAGTCACCGTGACTCAGCATTTGGAAGCTCTTTTTCGCCTGGTTAAATGGTTAAACATCTCCTTgttgcatttacagtatttgtttaaGCATAAATTTGAGCACAAGACCTGTTTCCTGAGGCTCAGACCCAAAACTCTTTTCAAAGtcttcacatttaaaaataaaataaatattcctCTGCAGCCTGTTTAAACAGCAAACCGGGCCTGAATGTACAGTATTCCTTTATCATTGTGGGGCAGCAATGGTGACCAGGGTGGCCGTGGTAACGGGTGGTAACAAGGGCATCGGCAAGGCCATCGTCCAGGCTCTCTGCAAGCAGTTCGAGGGCGACGTTTACCTCACGGCCAGAGATGAGtaggtctcacacacacacacacacacacacacacacacactctccagCGATGTGGTCTCCAAACAGCATTGGGATTCTGTCATTCGTCTGCAGGGGGCGGGGTCGGGACGCCGTGGCGTCCTTGTCCTCCGAGGGACTGAAGGTCAACTTCCATCAGCTGGACATCAACGACGTCGGCAGCATCACCAAAGCGGCAGCCTTCTTCAAAGACAAGTATGGTGGTGTGGACGTGCTGGTCAACAACGCCGGCATCGCTTTTAAAGGTGCGTCcatctgcaatctatttgtggcacaatccttatgtgagacatgaacacacgtctttctctataaatgaatgcacgtaatgggacacctCTTACGCCTAGAAAGCCTAAAGcctgaacaacaacaacatagttGGGAAATAAAAcaggtcatttatttatttatacatatatatatatatatatgacaaaacaaacaaaagaacaaataaagttgtaatttttggaaggttcggttgaggaaaaagtcataattacgagaagaacgtTTATacaaaggaagttgaaatatatagGGACAAAAACGACAACAGAAAacgaaaaaaaatggaaaaaaggggaaatgagaaagaaaaaacgttgtgaaataaaacaagcagaaatggaaaaaaaatagctgtaattttaaaagaataaagttcaaatattaagacattttattttccttcccatgaaaaaagttgcaattttacgagaataaactcacaatattccatccatccatcttctatgccgcttctcctcactagggtcgttggggtatgctggagcctatcccagctgacttcgggtgagaggcggggtacaccctggactggtggccagccaatggcagggcacataaagacaaacaaccattcacactcacatttataccactcacaatattatgaggataaataaCCTCATTATTGTagtgtagagttgaaatattaaagacgaaTACGTGATCTGTTTGAAGTTGTAccattatgggaaacaaacaaaaatattaaagtgggaatttttgaaaatgtactcaaagttgaaatatttggaaataaaaaaaaacaacagccaaaaattgaaaaatcatcagcaattttacaagcataaagtcaaaatattaagaggaaaaaaagttgtaatctaacaagaaaagtcataatttatgagaataacgtaatatgatgaggaaaataacatcactttTGTAGCATAAACTTAattgaatattaaagaaaaatgtccgagtatcatgagaaacaaacaaaaccaccaataaagttgtcattttttaaaaattcatttggggaaaaagctatagtattacgagaataaagtcaaaacatgacgGGGATCATCTGAGGTTGAAATTTGCCCATTTCCCCATCAAAGACTGGGCAGAAAGCGAAGAAGAGGCTGCGGCAAGTCTCCCCTCTCCGCTTAGTGCGCAGCGGAgtctaccgtctgagtgcactgcaCTGAGTGCGCTGATATTGCATGTCGGCATGGGCCCGTATGGTATGAAcatatgtatttcaaataaatgaaaaggaaGTCTGTTCTTTTGaaatcaataaaatgcagttgtCAGTGCAGTGTACtgtggaataggtgcgtcccacgtttttatatcttcaaaacgcacagaaaagagaaggacatgtgtgttcatgtctcacataaggatcgtgGATGACGGTGCGTAATTgtaacttcctgtcctccatgtCCAGTGGCGGACACGACTCCGTTCGCTACCCAGGCGGACGTCACGCTGAAGACCAACTTCTTTGCCACTCAAGACATGCTGACCCACTTCCTGCCTCTGGTCAAGGCTGGAGGTCCAAACACGCAAGTCTCAGGTGCTGCGTGTCTCTGCTGGATCCTCAAAGTGGTCTTCCATCCCCTTGGTGCGTTTCAGGCCGCGTGGTCAACGTGTCCAGCTTCGTCAGCGTGCGCAGCTTGAGCCAGTGCAGCCCGCAGCTGCAAGAGCGTTTCCGCAGCGAGGACATCACCGAGGAGGAGCTGACGGGACTCATGCGACGCTTTGTGGACCGCGCCAAGAAAGGAGAGCACAAGCAGGACGGCTGGCCTGAGACGGCGTACGGCGTGTCCAAGATCGGAGTCACGGTAGTACACACCGATCTCGTTGAAGTAGACGACGATTACACAAGCTTGTGATGCCTACTCTGTTTTGATGCAGACTCTGTCCATGATCCAAGCCAGGCGTGTGTCCAAAGAGAGACCAAACGATCAGGTAGAGACCACATGTCCTCTGTTGAAGACTCTTCATGGCACTTGAACATGAAACCTTCTCCTTCAGATCCTGGTCAACGCCTGCTGTCCTGGCTGGGTGCGCACAGACATGGCCGGACCCAAAGCCACCAAGTCTCCAGAGGAGGGCGCTGTGACACCCGTCTACCTGGCCCTGCTTCCTGCTGGAGAGACGGAGCCTCACGGCAAGTTCGTGTCGGACAAAGCGGTCCACGCCTGGTGAAGGCCAGCTTCGGGAAccaaattttatattttatataagctTTGAAATCCAAATAAAAGACATCAAGATGAACCGTGTGTCATATGGATGAATGCAAgctcttattatttattatgaaattatttatttatttattttgtttattagatatacagtatatatcattttgttactaatacatcacccacttattatcaggaaagatattcaagatcatttttcccccagtttagatctgatgtgttttccaagtgttcctttaatttttttgagcagtgtatatatattgtataaatatatttatttttagtagtattttaaaatatattcaatatatattaaaatctaaaaatacatttttattttattattaactactactattatttatttattatcagtgCAGCAAAAATATATGTCAGTCCTTTTAACCCAAAGTGACCCAGGGAAACATtagtcatgtgacagtcatgtgactactCGAGGGCGTGGCTTCCCCCAAATGGCAGCCCGTCAGGTAAGGTAGCTCATTTCcccaaactttttttgttgttgctgaacGCTCATTTTAAATCCATTTAACAATTGTAATGCTTTGTTCAAGTAATTCATAGAAACAAGCTAGGGTAATGTCGTTATCGGGCCTTTAGCGTTCAAATTGCTATGGAAAGCCTGACGAGAGTCACGTGACGTGATTTGTGCCACACAACACATTTAGCATCAACAACGATGATTCTTATAGGTCATTTGGTAAACTATAAAATGTGATTATGACACAGTTCTCAATTGGTCACATTTGCTGGCTCAGTGAAAGAAAATTAGCTCAAGAAATGTCGGTAAAACTATCCACAATGCCATGGGCGGATGTATGCAATTGCAGTGACACCTGGTGGTCGATTGGGGGTATTCCACCCAACAAATAAGACGTACGAGACGTACTTGGAACATCTTGCTGCATGAAcagataatattaaagtttaCAACACAAAGTACCATTTTTCACTCAAAATGAAACAacatatacatttaaaaggaaAGAGGTAAAGTGCGTTATTGACACACACAATTCCCAGGAGTTTGATGCATGCGATGTGGAGTATTAGCATCCctaacacacaaaacaaccttTGACAGGCGTGTTAGCATCCTGCCATCCCGTGTGAAACCTTTTCACGCATAAAACTTGTCACACTGCCCACAGTGTGATGATAGTAGGAGTGCAGTAAGAGTGAGTGTGCAGCACAAAGCACCGATTCCCTGCTAGATAAGCCTCATGGACAGagacaacacagaacacaaaCACTGGCTGTGATCATCACACTGACCGTCATGTCATTGCTTGCTGCAGCATCCTAATCGCTGCATTGATCCTGCAGCTGGGAATGCCTTTGGAGTACTGCTCTATACATCAATAATCCTCACAGTGTTTATCACACACAACTATGACCGCACacaacaaacagacaaaaagaacCCCCcgtattgtgtttattttggggGATGACTTCATAGATGGGGCCCAGGAAAGTCTTTTCAGTGGCCATACCGTCACTGCCAAGGAGTGTAGACGTGACCATGGCCGCCAGCTTGAGCTTTCTCCAGTAGCACCACCACCTCCTGTCTCGTACCGCTTTCGTCTGGAGGTGAGAGCGCTACAGTGACTCCAAAACTCATGTTTTCCACCagcctttaaaggaaaagtgcactttttggggcgGAATTTTGTCCAACATCTGTAATCCCTTTTTTCTCGTCTTGtccctttttttgtcttcatatttttgactttattctcttaaaattacagcagtttttttttatttttacatttttcaaatatttcttcaTGAATAATAttggtacattttcttctcataatattacgactttattctcttaaaattacagcagttttttcaatttttgctgaattgtttttgacatttttcaaatgtttcttcataaataatattggtaaattttcttctcagaatattatgactttattcccttcatattctgactttttccccttgaaattactgcagtttttttcaatgtttgctgttttttggtaatttttcaaatttgactttattcccataatattataactttttccctcacctaattttccaaaaatttatttatttttttgtttctcataatattaaaactttaaaaaatatatatttgctttaatatttaagctctatgctactaaagtgattatttttcctcataatattacaagtttattcttgtaaaattgggaccttttttctcctcagaatacaactttttttattgtttatattttgactattctcataaaattatagcagttttttaaatttgtgctgttttctaaaaaaaaaatgtttttcccattaaataatct containing:
- the cbr1 gene encoding carbonyl reductase [NADPH] 1, encoding MVTRVAVVTGGNKGIGKAIVQALCKQFEGDVYLTARDEGRGRDAVASLSSEGLKVNFHQLDINDVGSITKAAAFFKDKYGGVDVLVNNAGIAFKVADTTPFATQADVTLKTNFFATQDMLTHFLPLVKAGGRVVNVSSFVSVRSLSQCSPQLQERFRSEDITEEELTGLMRRFVDRAKKGEHKQDGWPETAYGVSKIGVTTLSMIQARRVSKERPNDQILVNACCPGWVRTDMAGPKATKSPEEGAVTPVYLALLPAGETEPHGKFVSDKAVHAW